The following proteins are encoded in a genomic region of Kosakonia oryzae:
- the pepT gene encoding peptidase T yields MPSSLASQLTHRFFRYLSITSQSDATATTLPTTVGQFDMARELANELKTLGLDEIVIDDHATVTAVKKGNVPGAPRIGFITHIDTVDVGLSPHIHPQILRFEGEDLCLNARKDIWLRVAEHPEILAYPNEEIIFSDGTSVLGADNKAAVTVVMTLLENLTAEHRHGDIVVAFVPDEEVGLRGAKALDLKRFDVDFAWTIDCCELGEIVYENFNAASAQIRFTGVTAHPMSAKGVLVNPLLMAMDYISHFDRQQTPEHTAGREGYIWFNGINAVQGHADLSASIRDFDSESFARRKQQIADVAAKIAAQYPTAKVEYSISDTYSNISNAIGEDRRAIDLIFEAMASLGITPKPTPMRGGTDGAALSAKGLLTPNFFTGAHNFHSRFEFLPLKAFEASYNVALQLCLLAAR; encoded by the coding sequence ATGCCGTCGTCTCTCGCCAGTCAATTAACTCATCGCTTCTTTCGTTACCTCTCTATCACCAGCCAGAGCGATGCCACTGCGACAACACTGCCAACCACCGTCGGGCAGTTTGATATGGCGCGCGAGCTGGCGAATGAGCTGAAAACACTGGGGCTGGATGAGATCGTGATTGATGATCATGCGACAGTGACCGCCGTGAAAAAAGGCAATGTTCCGGGCGCGCCGCGTATCGGTTTTATTACTCATATTGATACCGTTGATGTCGGTTTGTCGCCACATATTCATCCGCAAATCCTGCGTTTTGAAGGTGAAGATCTCTGCCTGAATGCCCGCAAAGATATCTGGTTGCGCGTGGCGGAGCACCCGGAAATTCTGGCTTATCCCAATGAAGAGATTATTTTCAGCGACGGCACCAGCGTGCTCGGCGCGGATAACAAAGCGGCGGTAACCGTTGTTATGACGCTGCTGGAAAACCTCACTGCCGAACATCGCCACGGCGATATTGTGGTGGCTTTTGTGCCGGATGAAGAAGTCGGGCTGCGCGGGGCGAAAGCGCTGGATTTAAAACGCTTTGACGTTGATTTTGCCTGGACCATTGATTGCTGCGAGCTGGGCGAGATCGTCTATGAGAACTTTAACGCCGCCAGCGCGCAGATCCGCTTTACCGGCGTGACCGCGCACCCAATGTCGGCGAAAGGCGTACTGGTTAACCCGCTACTGATGGCGATGGATTACATCAGCCATTTTGACCGCCAACAAACGCCGGAACATACCGCTGGCCGCGAAGGTTATATCTGGTTTAACGGCATCAATGCGGTACAGGGGCATGCCGATCTGAGCGCCAGCATCCGTGATTTCGATAGTGAAAGTTTTGCCCGCCGTAAGCAGCAGATCGCCGACGTTGCCGCCAAAATCGCCGCGCAATACCCTACCGCCAAAGTGGAATACAGCATCAGCGATACTTACAGCAATATCAGTAATGCTATCGGCGAAGATCGCCGGGCGATCGATTTGATATTTGAAGCGATGGCATCGCTGGGCATTACGCCGAAACCGACGCCGATGCGCGGCGGCACCGATGGTGCGGCGCTGTCGGCCAAAGGTTTGCTGACGCCGAACTTTTTTACCGGTGCGCACAACTTCCACTCGCGCTTCGAATTTCTGCCGCTAAAAGCGTTTGAAGCCTCGTATAACGTGGCATTGCAGCTTTGCCTGCTGGCAGCGCGTTAA
- a CDS encoding benzoate/H(+) symporter BenE family transporter has protein sequence MRLATFSTTSSLPFTSILAGFVAVLVGYASSAAIIWQAASAAGASPAQIAGWMTALGFGMGISTLALTLWYRMPVLTAWSTPGAALLATSLQGATPGEAVGIFIFANALIVLCGVTGLFARLMKIIPHTLAAAMLAGILLRFGLQAFTNIEGHFALCGSMLLAWLVCKALAPRYAIVATLIIGALVAIIHGDVVTDRLTLSVVAPVYTAPEFRWTSLISIGIPFFLVTMASQNAPGFATMQASGYTIPVSPLIIFTGALALLFSPFGVYSICIAAITAAICQSPDAHPDASKRWMAAAAAGLFYLLAGIFGGSISGLLAALPLSWIQTLAGLALLGTISGSLHQALVKETDRDAAIVTFLVTASGVTLLGIGSAFWGLVAGGVCYGALTLARRA, from the coding sequence ATGCGTCTTGCCACGTTTTCCACAACCTCTTCGCTGCCGTTTACCAGCATTCTGGCGGGCTTCGTCGCCGTGCTGGTCGGCTACGCAAGCTCTGCCGCTATTATCTGGCAGGCGGCCTCCGCTGCTGGCGCAAGCCCGGCGCAAATCGCCGGATGGATGACCGCGCTTGGCTTCGGCATGGGCATCAGCACGCTGGCGCTGACGCTCTGGTATCGCATGCCGGTGCTCACGGCCTGGTCAACTCCTGGCGCGGCGCTGCTGGCGACCAGCCTGCAAGGTGCAACGCCCGGAGAAGCGGTCGGTATCTTTATCTTTGCCAACGCGCTCATTGTGCTGTGCGGCGTCACCGGGTTATTCGCCCGGTTGATGAAAATCATTCCGCACACGCTGGCGGCCGCGATGCTGGCCGGTATTCTGCTGCGTTTTGGCTTGCAAGCCTTCACCAATATTGAGGGCCATTTTGCGTTGTGCGGCAGTATGCTACTGGCCTGGCTGGTCTGTAAAGCCCTCGCCCCACGCTATGCTATTGTTGCAACATTAATTATTGGTGCGCTGGTCGCCATAATACATGGTGACGTTGTCACGGATCGACTGACACTTTCCGTCGTTGCTCCGGTTTACACCGCGCCGGAGTTTCGCTGGACATCGCTTATCAGCATCGGCATTCCCTTTTTTCTGGTGACGATGGCCTCGCAAAACGCTCCCGGCTTCGCCACGATGCAGGCTTCCGGTTACACCATTCCGGTTTCACCGCTGATTATTTTTACCGGCGCGCTGGCGCTATTGTTCTCACCGTTTGGTGTCTATTCGATCTGTATTGCGGCGATTACGGCGGCCATTTGCCAAAGTCCGGATGCGCACCCGGACGCCAGCAAACGCTGGATGGCAGCGGCGGCGGCAGGCCTGTTTTATCTGCTGGCGGGAATATTTGGCGGCTCGATCAGCGGGCTGCTGGCCGCCCTGCCGTTGAGCTGGATCCAGACGCTCGCCGGGCTGGCGCTTCTGGGCACGATCAGCGGTAGTCTGCATCAGGCGCTGGTTAAGGAAACGGATCGCGATGCGGCTATTGTCACCTTCCTGGTGACCGCAAGCGGCGTCACGCTGCTGGGCATTGGTTCGGCATTCTGGGGATTAGTGGCAGGCGGTGTCTGCTACGGCGCATTAACGCTGGCGCGCCGCGCGTAG
- a CDS encoding DMT family transporter gives MNALLYGLVVIIWGTTWIAIFLQQGPVPAPVSIFWRFALATAVIMLVLLVRRKLRGLPLRDHLFCLLQGSCVFGFNFWCFYTAAAWINTGLESVIFSMAVLFNAVNSYLFFGQKPPARFFIAAALGLIGIVTLFWEDLVTSGWSSSLLLGIGLSALGTLGFSFGNMISLRHQRKGLETLTTNSWAMLYGTLIMGAIGLLRGDDFTPQWTTSYLGALVYLALFGSVIGFGAYFTLVGRIGPSKAAYSTLLFPLVALSISTFYEGYVWHLNAIAGLLLILTGNLVMFARPENWLGGRGWRRKANVC, from the coding sequence ATGAACGCATTGCTGTACGGTCTGGTGGTGATTATTTGGGGAACAACGTGGATTGCGATTTTTCTGCAACAAGGCCCGGTGCCCGCGCCGGTGTCGATTTTCTGGCGTTTTGCGCTGGCAACGGCGGTAATCATGCTGGTGCTGCTGGTTCGCCGCAAACTGCGTGGTTTACCGCTGCGCGATCACCTGTTTTGTCTGCTGCAAGGCAGTTGTGTCTTCGGCTTTAACTTCTGGTGTTTTTATACCGCCGCCGCGTGGATTAACACCGGGCTGGAATCGGTGATCTTTTCGATGGCGGTGCTGTTTAACGCCGTTAACAGCTACCTGTTTTTCGGGCAAAAACCGCCTGCACGCTTCTTTATTGCTGCTGCGCTGGGGCTAATCGGTATTGTGACGCTGTTCTGGGAAGATCTGGTCACCAGCGGCTGGAGCAGCTCGCTGCTGCTGGGTATTGGTCTTTCGGCGCTGGGGACGCTGGGCTTTTCGTTTGGCAATATGATAAGCCTGCGCCATCAGCGTAAAGGGCTGGAAACCCTGACCACCAATAGCTGGGCGATGCTCTACGGCACGCTGATTATGGGCGCAATTGGCCTGCTGCGCGGCGACGATTTTACGCCGCAGTGGACAACAAGCTATCTCGGCGCACTGGTTTATCTGGCACTGTTTGGTTCGGTTATCGGCTTTGGTGCCTATTTTACGCTGGTTGGCCGCATTGGTCCGAGCAAAGCCGCGTACAGCACCTTGCTGTTTCCGCTGGTTGCGCTGAGCATTTCGACCTTTTATGAGGGTTACGTCTGGCATCTGAATGCGATTGCCGGTTTACTGCTGATCCTCACCGGCAACCTGGTAATGTTTGCCCGCCCGGAAAACTGGCTGGGCGGTCGCGGATGGCGGCGTAAAGCTAACGTTTGCTGA
- the ydcK gene encoding YdcK family protein, which produces MNKYRLSDESRTFSYQIGGEKKTVALRQIIALRDFNDVKAGSYGGWVDEENVVDQQGNCWIYDENSMVFLGSRISGNARLTQPCVICHEVVIKDNAWVDGCEISHGAELSDNVTVQFSTVRGECRLRGDARILHGCNIFAAKGLTPEREQILQIYDRATVSHSRVVHQAQIYGDAIVNYAFIEHRAEIFDFALLEGNELNDVWVCDCAKVYGNARVVAGAGDDDIPTLRYSSQVAENAVVEGNCVLKHHVLVGGNARLSGGPLQLDEKIVVQGNARIQGNVLIEHQVTLSDDAVVEALEGENILLRGPKVINNDQRITRTPLAGAI; this is translated from the coding sequence ATGAATAAATATCGTCTCAGTGATGAGTCGCGCACATTTAGTTATCAGATTGGTGGCGAGAAGAAAACGGTCGCGCTGCGCCAGATTATCGCGCTGCGTGATTTTAATGACGTCAAAGCGGGCAGTTATGGCGGCTGGGTTGATGAGGAAAATGTCGTCGATCAGCAAGGAAACTGCTGGATTTATGATGAAAACAGTATGGTTTTTCTCGGCAGCCGTATTAGTGGTAACGCGCGGCTCACGCAGCCCTGCGTTATCTGTCATGAGGTGGTGATCAAAGATAACGCCTGGGTGGACGGCTGTGAAATCAGCCACGGTGCCGAATTAAGTGACAACGTCACCGTACAGTTTTCGACCGTGCGCGGAGAGTGCCGTTTGCGCGGTGATGCACGTATTCTGCATGGTTGCAATATCTTTGCCGCCAAAGGGTTAACACCGGAACGTGAGCAGATCCTGCAAATTTACGACCGGGCCACCGTTAGCCATTCGCGCGTGGTGCATCAGGCGCAGATCTATGGCGACGCTATCGTGAATTACGCTTTTATTGAACATCGGGCGGAAATTTTCGATTTTGCCCTGCTTGAAGGGAATGAACTGAACGACGTCTGGGTGTGCGACTGCGCCAAAGTTTATGGGAATGCCAGAGTGGTTGCCGGTGCCGGAGACGATGACATTCCAACATTACGTTACAGCTCGCAGGTGGCAGAAAACGCCGTGGTGGAAGGCAATTGCGTGCTCAAACACCATGTGCTGGTCGGCGGCAATGCGCGGTTGAGTGGCGGTCCACTGCAACTCGACGAAAAAATTGTGGTTCAGGGCAACGCGCGCATTCAGGGAAATGTGCTGATCGAGCATCAGGTGACGCTGAGCGACGATGCGGTTGTCGAAGCGCTGGAGGGCGAAAATATTCTGCTGCGTGGCCCCAAAGTTATCAACAACGATCAACGTATTACCCGCACGCCGCTGGCTGGTGCGATATAA
- the tehB gene encoding tellurite resistance methyltransferase TehB — MTNRPENYFTEKYALTATHSEVLNALKYIQPGKALDLGCGNGRNSLWLASQGFEVTAWDKNPNSLNNLKAIRDAEGLENLHIDAADLNTLQFDGEYDFILSTVVLMFLEAQTIPGLINNMQRCTKAGGYNLIVAAMDTADFPCTVGFPFAFKEGELREYYAGWELLKYNEDVGELHRTDANGNRIKLRFATILARKPA; from the coding sequence ATGACGAATCGCCCTGAAAACTATTTTACGGAAAAATATGCGCTGACCGCGACGCACTCCGAAGTGCTGAACGCCCTGAAATATATCCAGCCGGGGAAGGCGCTGGATCTCGGCTGCGGCAATGGCCGTAACAGCCTGTGGCTGGCAAGCCAGGGTTTTGAGGTGACCGCCTGGGATAAAAACCCGAACAGCCTTAACAATCTGAAAGCGATTCGCGATGCTGAAGGGCTGGAAAATCTGCACATAGATGCGGCGGATTTAAACACCCTGCAATTCGACGGTGAATACGATTTTATTCTCTCTACCGTGGTGCTGATGTTCCTCGAAGCGCAAACCATTCCCGGGCTTATCAATAACATGCAGCGCTGCACCAAAGCGGGTGGTTATAACCTGATTGTGGCGGCGATGGATACGGCGGATTTCCCGTGCACGGTCGGTTTCCCGTTTGCCTTTAAAGAGGGTGAACTGCGCGAATACTACGCCGGTTGGGAGTTGCTGAAATACAACGAAGATGTCGGTGAACTACACCGCACCGACGCCAACGGTAACCGCATTAAACTGCGTTTCGCCACCATACTGGCGCGCAAACCTGCTTGA
- a CDS encoding DUF3313 domain-containing protein, whose amino-acid sequence MRKHALVSVAVLTGLLALSGCASKVTAPEKYSGFLKDYSGLQETTSATGKPVLRWVAPGFDPAKYDSIVYHPVTYYPVAKPTSQVNQQVLDGVLNYTNSKLKAAAAARKPLVTSPGAHSLIFRGAITGVDASKQGLQFYEVIPVAMVVAGTQMATGHRTMNTHLYFEGELIDAQTNAPVLKVVRKGEGKDVSNEKAQVTVDSLKQVIDDMATDATMFDISSAK is encoded by the coding sequence ATGCGTAAACATGCGTTGGTTAGCGTTGCCGTATTGACCGGTCTGCTGGCGTTATCTGGCTGTGCCTCAAAAGTGACCGCGCCGGAAAAATACTCCGGCTTTTTGAAAGATTATTCCGGCCTGCAGGAAACCACTTCAGCAACCGGCAAACCGGTGCTGCGCTGGGTGGCTCCGGGCTTTGACCCGGCAAAATATGACAGCATTGTTTATCACCCGGTAACCTATTATCCGGTAGCCAAACCCACCAGCCAGGTAAATCAGCAGGTGCTGGATGGCGTACTCAATTACACCAACAGCAAACTGAAAGCCGCTGCGGCGGCGCGTAAACCTCTGGTCACTTCGCCGGGGGCACATAGCCTGATTTTCCGTGGTGCTATCACCGGCGTTGACGCCAGCAAACAGGGGTTGCAGTTCTACGAAGTGATTCCGGTGGCGATGGTGGTTGCGGGCACGCAGATGGCAACCGGCCACCGCACCATGAATACGCATCTCTACTTTGAAGGTGAGCTGATTGATGCCCAAACCAATGCGCCGGTACTGAAAGTGGTGCGCAAAGGCGAGGGCAAAGATGTGAGCAATGAAAAGGCGCAGGTCACCGTCGACTCCCTGAAACAGGTGATTGACGATATGGCGACCGACGCCACAATGTTTGATATAAGCTCGGCAAAATAA
- a CDS encoding glycoside hydrolase family 19 protein, translating to MNLFKGKFALSLIATGIIVSCNAFAYPQYDISKAYLGGEKVTDNKIDYEAQWYANPGEKPNPSVQNTWENVWKKIGESTGTDPEPEPQPEPEPDPEPQPDPTPSEYPPFQAGHAYKQGDIVSNAGKDYVCNVANWCSSSSEVYMPGTGWAWESAWSLLNGTPEAGLEVTQADLDAKEAQLTDFPQLVAVKDALKTLDNALVEKIQPGASTNPANVKRVEQLITAEKWDLFFPHRDPAYTYDNFLKAVGKFPILCADHTDGKDADAICKKTLATMFAHFVQETGEHAAQSDVAQWQQGLHWVREMGMSESAYDQYTGATCDPTTWQGKAWPCATDANGNKLSYFGRGAKQLSYNFNYGQFSQAMYGDVNVLLKQPQLVADTWLNLASAIFFYVQPQPPKPSMQAVIDGSWQPNDADKANGLVPGFGVTTQIINGGVECGGSTEIAQSLNRISYYQEFAKQLGVPVPANEVLGCKGMKQFTETGSAALNLFWVKDDSYVASNPGGKSYACKLVNWQENDFSALVKGDYTRCVKASFPDIVIK from the coding sequence ATGAATCTATTTAAGGGAAAGTTTGCTTTATCGCTTATTGCTACTGGAATTATTGTTTCCTGTAACGCATTTGCTTATCCGCAATATGACATCAGTAAAGCCTATCTGGGCGGTGAAAAAGTCACCGATAATAAAATAGATTATGAAGCACAATGGTATGCCAACCCGGGCGAAAAACCGAACCCGTCCGTGCAGAATACCTGGGAAAACGTCTGGAAAAAAATTGGTGAATCCACCGGTACCGATCCAGAGCCGGAACCACAGCCTGAACCTGAGCCGGATCCAGAACCGCAGCCGGATCCGACGCCCTCTGAATACCCGCCTTTCCAGGCCGGTCACGCGTATAAGCAGGGCGATATCGTCAGTAACGCAGGTAAAGATTATGTCTGTAATGTCGCTAACTGGTGCAGCAGCAGCTCGGAAGTTTACATGCCGGGTACGGGTTGGGCGTGGGAAAGTGCCTGGTCTCTGCTGAACGGTACGCCGGAAGCGGGTTTAGAAGTCACGCAGGCCGATCTGGACGCGAAGGAAGCACAACTGACCGATTTCCCGCAATTGGTAGCGGTAAAAGATGCGCTGAAGACGCTGGACAACGCTCTGGTTGAAAAAATTCAGCCGGGTGCCTCCACAAACCCGGCGAACGTAAAACGCGTAGAACAGTTGATTACCGCTGAAAAATGGGATCTGTTCTTCCCGCATCGCGATCCGGCTTATACCTACGACAATTTCCTGAAAGCGGTGGGTAAATTCCCGATTCTTTGCGCCGATCATACCGATGGCAAAGATGCGGACGCCATTTGTAAAAAAACGCTGGCGACCATGTTCGCCCACTTCGTACAGGAAACCGGTGAGCACGCGGCGCAAAGCGACGTGGCGCAGTGGCAGCAGGGTCTGCACTGGGTGCGTGAAATGGGTATGTCCGAAAGCGCTTACGATCAGTACACCGGCGCAACCTGCGATCCGACAACCTGGCAGGGCAAAGCCTGGCCTTGTGCGACGGACGCCAACGGCAACAAGCTGAGCTACTTTGGCCGTGGCGCCAAGCAGTTGAGCTACAACTTCAACTATGGTCAGTTCTCGCAGGCGATGTACGGTGACGTCAATGTTCTGCTGAAGCAGCCGCAACTGGTCGCGGATACCTGGCTGAACCTGGCAAGCGCCATCTTCTTCTACGTTCAGCCGCAGCCGCCAAAACCGAGCATGCAGGCGGTTATCGATGGTAGCTGGCAGCCGAACGATGCCGATAAAGCCAACGGTCTGGTACCGGGTTTCGGCGTGACAACGCAGATCATCAACGGTGGCGTTGAGTGCGGCGGCAGCACCGAGATTGCGCAGTCATTAAACCGCATCAGCTACTACCAGGAATTCGCCAAACAACTGGGCGTACCGGTACCGGCAAATGAAGTGCTGGGCTGTAAAGGTATGAAGCAGTTCACCGAAACCGGCTCTGCGGCGCTGAATCTGTTCTGGGTGAAAGATGACAGTTATGTCGCCAGCAACCCGGGCGGTAAATCCTACGCCTGTAAACTGGTTAACTGGCAGGAAAATGATTTCAGCGCGTTGGTCAAAGGCGACTACACCCGCTGTGTTAAAGCCAGCTTCCCGGATATCGTGATCAAATAA
- a CDS encoding DUF2931 family protein, with amino-acid sequence MEIIRTAGLLSLLVLTACHSAGRAGSSAVKNDAPAEWTFDFFTPKALPALVTFAVVQDADGAIYRFNTLNSTPDMPGVIGEWNDNDRVAGGYWNHVNRPPRHIIFCWDSVIDKKVYETHLTIPKPILEKMLRPSEYKDYKGDTAYYDRVQIGLAPGGKIAVWLQGSGSEPNYRVTPSVLYTLSGDKLDICKGITKHPDGYKYYGDTEVFIKGKKYPYGRW; translated from the coding sequence ATGGAAATAATTCGCACGGCAGGGTTGCTTTCACTGCTGGTTCTGACTGCCTGCCACAGTGCAGGCCGGGCCGGTTCTTCAGCTGTTAAAAACGATGCGCCCGCAGAGTGGACCTTTGATTTTTTCACGCCCAAAGCACTGCCCGCTCTGGTGACTTTTGCCGTTGTTCAGGATGCTGATGGGGCTATTTATCGTTTTAATACGCTCAACAGTACCCCCGACATGCCTGGCGTTATCGGCGAGTGGAATGACAATGATCGGGTTGCTGGTGGTTACTGGAATCACGTGAACCGTCCTCCCCGGCATATTATTTTTTGCTGGGACTCCGTGATCGATAAAAAGGTATATGAGACCCATCTGACGATCCCTAAACCGATCCTCGAAAAAATGCTCAGGCCAAGTGAATATAAGGATTATAAGGGGGATACGGCATATTACGACAGAGTGCAGATCGGGCTGGCTCCGGGAGGGAAAATAGCCGTCTGGTTACAGGGAAGCGGTTCTGAGCCGAATTACCGCGTCACACCGTCAGTTCTGTATACGCTGTCCGGGGATAAGCTGGATATCTGCAAAGGAATAACCAAACATCCTGATGGGTATAAATATTACGGAGATACAGAGGTTTTTATTAAAGGGAAAAAATACCCCTATGGCCGCTGGTAG
- a CDS encoding ABC transporter substrate-binding protein codes for MISKPTTLALALASLVVSSSVAAKTLVYCSEGSPENFNPQLYTSGTSVDASAVPVYNRLVDFKVGTTELQPSLAESWDVSEDGKVYTFHLRKGVKFQSNKYFTPTRDFNADDVIFSFMRQKDANNPYHNVSNGTYSNFESLQFGSLITAIDKLDDHTVRFTLAHPEAPFVADLGWYFASMLSAEYADAMLKAGTPERVDTDPIGTGPYRLAQYQKDSRILFTAFDNYWQGKAKIDRLVFSITPDASVRLAKLEKNECQVMPFPNPADLPRLKENKDITLLSKAGLNTGFLAFNTQKAPLDNVKVRQALAMAINKPAIIQAVFQGTGTAAKNLLPPGVWSADSELKDYDYDPEKAKALLKEAGLPAGTTIDLWAMPVQRPYNPNAKRMAEMIQADWAKVGVQAKIVTYEWGEYLKRVKSGEHQAALMGWTTATGDPDNFFGPLFTCTSANGGSNSAKWCYKPFDNLIAEAKATTDHEKRVALYKQAQQMMHDQMPAVMIAHSTIFEPVRKEVQGYEIDPFGKHIFWQVDLKK; via the coding sequence ATGATTAGCAAACCGACAACACTTGCTCTGGCATTGGCTTCGCTTGTAGTCAGTTCTTCTGTCGCCGCTAAGACCCTGGTCTATTGTTCAGAGGGATCGCCAGAGAACTTCAACCCGCAACTTTACACCTCCGGCACCAGCGTGGATGCCAGCGCCGTACCGGTTTACAACCGGCTGGTGGATTTTAAAGTCGGCACCACCGAGTTGCAGCCGAGCCTTGCGGAAAGCTGGGACGTGAGCGAAGACGGTAAGGTTTATACCTTCCATCTGCGCAAAGGGGTCAAGTTCCAGAGCAATAAATACTTCACGCCGACGCGCGATTTTAATGCCGACGATGTGATCTTCTCGTTTATGCGGCAAAAAGATGCCAATAACCCGTACCACAACGTCTCTAACGGTACCTATTCCAACTTTGAAAGCCTGCAATTCGGTTCGCTGATCACCGCCATCGATAAACTCGACGACCATACCGTGCGCTTTACGCTGGCGCATCCGGAAGCGCCGTTTGTTGCCGATCTGGGCTGGTATTTTGCCTCGATGCTTTCTGCTGAATATGCCGATGCGATGCTGAAAGCCGGCACCCCGGAGCGGGTGGATACGGACCCGATCGGCACCGGGCCGTACCGTCTGGCGCAGTATCAGAAAGATTCGCGCATTCTGTTCACCGCGTTTGATAACTACTGGCAGGGCAAAGCGAAAATCGACCGCCTGGTGTTCAGCATCACCCCGGATGCGTCAGTACGCCTGGCAAAACTGGAGAAAAACGAGTGTCAGGTGATGCCGTTCCCCAATCCGGCGGATCTGCCGCGCCTGAAAGAGAACAAAGATATCACCCTGTTGAGCAAAGCCGGGTTGAATACCGGTTTCCTTGCCTTTAACACGCAAAAAGCGCCGCTGGATAATGTCAAAGTACGCCAGGCGCTGGCGATGGCCATCAATAAACCGGCCATCATTCAGGCGGTATTCCAGGGCACGGGCACCGCAGCGAAAAACCTGCTGCCGCCGGGCGTATGGAGCGCTGACAGCGAGCTGAAGGATTACGATTACGACCCGGAAAAAGCGAAAGCGCTGCTGAAAGAGGCCGGGCTACCGGCAGGTACCACCATCGATTTGTGGGCGATGCCGGTTCAGCGTCCCTATAACCCGAACGCTAAACGTATGGCGGAGATGATTCAGGCGGACTGGGCGAAAGTAGGCGTGCAGGCGAAAATCGTCACTTATGAGTGGGGCGAATACCTGAAACGCGTGAAGAGCGGCGAGCACCAGGCGGCGCTGATGGGCTGGACGACGGCCACCGGCGACCCGGATAACTTCTTCGGCCCGCTGTTTACCTGTACCTCGGCCAATGGCGGCTCCAACTCGGCGAAATGGTGCTACAAACCGTTTGATAACCTGATCGCCGAAGCGAAAGCCACCACCGATCATGAGAAACGCGTGGCGCTTTATAAACAGGCACAGCAGATGATGCATGACCAGATGCCTGCGGTGATGATTGCCCATTCAACGATTTTCGAACCGGTACGCAAAGAGGTGCAGGGCTATGAAATCGATCCGTTTGGCAAACATATTTTCTGGCAGGTGGATCTGAAAAAATAA
- a CDS encoding helix-turn-helix domain-containing protein, which translates to MPDHYEAFENLSKHNTVLHNSVALHSGIQLAVWSNKRDNITQYCNHHTLSLYVADGYESYHKTAYGWKNGGGPDRFCLMPKESESVWDIRDDLTFVHLYCTDEHLRDVGEKVWDRSPAAFTLDEKTFSQDARITALYRQFLLGCDWQQNANQLTLSTASTLLLTHLVQHYSNVQWQLPVVNGGLAPVALRNVLDYIEAHLAQPLLLSDLAAQVALSEYHFARMFRQSMGVAPHQFVMQRRMVRANDLLLNSTLPLTDIALACGFSSASHFSNRFKAAKGLTPSQLRAARQR; encoded by the coding sequence ATGCCTGACCACTACGAAGCCTTTGAAAATCTGAGCAAACACAACACCGTATTGCACAATTCGGTGGCGCTGCACTCTGGCATTCAACTGGCCGTCTGGTCGAACAAACGCGACAACATTACGCAGTACTGCAACCACCATACGCTGAGCCTGTACGTGGCCGATGGCTACGAGAGTTACCACAAAACTGCGTATGGCTGGAAAAACGGCGGTGGGCCGGATCGTTTTTGTCTGATGCCGAAAGAGAGCGAATCGGTGTGGGATATTCGCGATGATTTGACCTTCGTCCACCTTTACTGCACCGATGAGCATTTGCGGGACGTCGGGGAGAAGGTCTGGGATCGCAGCCCGGCCGCGTTCACCCTTGATGAGAAAACCTTCTCGCAGGATGCGCGCATCACCGCGCTTTATCGCCAGTTTCTGCTGGGTTGCGACTGGCAACAAAATGCCAACCAGCTTACGCTGAGCACCGCTTCAACACTGCTGCTGACGCATCTGGTGCAGCACTACAGCAATGTGCAGTGGCAATTGCCCGTGGTGAATGGCGGTCTGGCGCCAGTGGCGCTGCGTAATGTGCTGGATTATATCGAAGCGCATCTGGCGCAGCCGTTGTTGCTGTCGGATCTGGCGGCGCAGGTTGCGCTCAGTGAATATCACTTTGCCCGCATGTTCCGCCAGTCGATGGGCGTTGCGCCGCACCAGTTTGTGATGCAGCGCCGGATGGTCAGGGCGAACGATCTGTTGCTCAACAGCACTCTTCCGCTGACCGATATTGCCCTGGCCTGTGGTTTTAGTTCCGCCAGCCACTTCAGCAACCGCTTTAAAGCAGCAAAAGGGCTGACGCCGTCACAGCTACGCGCGGCGCGCCAGCGTTAA